The nucleotide sequence cgcccagcGGTATGGGCCCCGTCAGGAACTGTACAACGgagcgcacgtcgtcgtccgcgtcgagggcgaggacgccgggaAAGGCGcggacgatcgccgcgaggtccgcgggtGCGCATCCCAGTTCGTTCACGAGGACCTCGAGGTTTCTCGCGATCCTCCGCTCGGGCCCCTCCGCCGCTCGGACCCCCGCGGACcccttcgcctcgcgctccagcgcgcggtacgtctccgcgtcgtctctCAGGTGCTTCGCCACGGCACTAGGGTTCTGATCCGTGGACATGGCCACGAGCGCCACCAGCGAAGCcatgcgacgcgcggggtcggccccgtcgtcgtcgtcgtcgtcaccgtcggACTCCGGGACTGATTTCGTGTCCGAGTCCGAGCTGCTCCCGCtgctgctcgacgccgcgggcgtcgatgcggcggacgacgagccggTCGCTTTCGCCCGTCTACCCCTCCTTCGCGATGGTTCCtgggcgtcgtcctccagcgccgccaacgcgtgtggagcgcgtcggcgcccgccgttGAAGAATTGCCCCTCCATGTTTCGGAACCGCGCCGGGGTTCCCTGGTGGGTCCTCCCGCTGCACGATGCGGCAGAGCAtgaccccgcgctcgcgccggcgggcctcggcgagaGGGCGAGCCTCGAAAAGGGCGCCGCCaacacggcgacgacgccggtcgAGGCCCAGCTGTCGACCAGCATCGCGCCCCAAACTGGATAGGGCACTGGAAAGTTTCAGCAGTTGCCGTGGGGCGTGTACCAGTGGTGTACTTGTAAACGTGAACGGCATGTAATTGTGAACGCCGACGGGGTCTTTGAAGACCATCCCATCGAGCTAATAAGATTAAACACCTcaacgtcgcgccgcggtcacAGCACGAACCTCTggatcgcctccgccacgccgtcctcgtcgttcgtcgccgccagcgtctccctcgccgccgccttgaccttTGCCCCCGCGTTAcccatggcgacgccgcggcccaCCAGCCTCAACATCCCGAGGTCGTTCTCGCCGTcccccacggcgacgaccctcgacacgtccacgtcgaggtGCGTCAGCAGCGTCCGCACCCCCCTCGCCTTGTCGTTGCCGAGCGGGAGGATCTCGAGCATGTTGGGCACCGCCTGCGTCACCTCGGCCCGAGACCCGAACAGCGCCTCCCATCGCGGCCGAGCgtcgtcgatctcctccgccgtctccgccatcAACAGGAGCTTCTgcacgccgctcgcggtggcgttcccgccgaacgcggcgttcgcggcgtgaACCAGCtgatcgacgtcgtcccagGCCACCGATTTGGGCTCGTGGTACAACGAGCTGAGCTCATCGAGCAGCggatgcgacgcgagggtggcgcaCTCGTCGCCGCAAAAAGCCGTCAGCGCAACCTTCGTCGACAGACCCTGCCCGTACACGAGCCCGAACGCCTCGCGCACCACGTCGTGTGGCATCTCAGCCTTGTAGATGGGATCGCCCTCGCGACCGTACACGTCCAGTCCCTGGATGAACACGCCCGGGGACTTTCtggagacgacgccgtcgtcgccgtcgaggcccgcggtggcggcggcgcgaataGCCGCCGGCCTCGCCTTACCCGTGGCGATAAAAACGAcgactcccgcggcggcgcactccctcagcgcctccgccgtcctcggggtGATGACGCACTCGCGGTTGAgcagggtgccgtcgaggtcgaggacgaggcaATCCGCCTTGCGCGAGCCcgacccgccggcgccggcgccgtacgCGTTGGCGGACCTCGCGACAGTCGCGACGGTCGGGTCGCTCGAACGCGGTTCCGAGGAcccgggttcgattccccgcgcgtccgaaCTCTCGCCCTTCCCGCCAGGCCTTCTCGCGCCGCTCAGGCTTGAGCCCACCAGCCCGGCTCGCTTTTCGGTACCGTCCAAATCCGAGAGCAAACCCAagagctcgtcctcgacgcgcgacaTCTCAGCCGCCTCAACGTCGCCCGTCTCGTGATCGAACCCGCACAGGTGCAGCAGCCCGTGCACCAGCAGAACCCTGCACTCGTCGAGCAACCCGTGACCGACCTCCTGCGCCTGTCGTCGCGCGGTGTCGATCGAGATGACGCAgtcgccgagcacgacgacgtcgccgaaggAATCCGCGGGAAACGAGAGGACATCCGTGGCGGAGTCCTTTCCCCGCCACTCCTTATTCAGGGCCCGTATGTGCCCGTCGTCGCACAGCGCCACGGAGAGCTCGCAGTAGGACACCGTGGATGCCGCGCCCACACccgaaccgtcgccgtccgtcCCGGAGGCACCGCGCAGTAAAACCCCGCGGGGAAGGGCGGAACCGCTCGGcgggtcgacgagcgcgcgaatCAAAGTCTCGGCGTCCGCccggagcgcgtcggcgaggtcctccgcgctcgtgtCGGGCACGCCCGTCTCCACTttcccgccgtcctcgacgacgagcacgtccacctcgacggcggggacgccgtcgccgcccgcgcccaccagGAAGGGCACGTTCGCCGGATCCCactcgtcttcgtcctcgtcgtaatcttcgtcttcgtccatcgtcgacgcgccgtcgtcctcggcgggtggCTCGTCCTTTcccgggtcgacgccgtcggcggacgccgcgcgaagaGCCGCGAACGAATGCAACGGGCGGCAcaccggcgcgaggggcgcgatgcgacggcggtggtcctggacgcgcggggcgtcgcacGATGCccacgcggtcgtcgcgacgccaccgccgacgcggtggtggaACCTCGCtccgaccgcgacggggggaggcgcgacgggcggacgcgcgcggatcggcgtcggcggcggtgtccatCGGCTCGCGAGCATagccccgcgcgccactCGCGCCGTCAGTCGGACGatcgccatcggcgcgccACGAAGGGATGACCAACCCTCCCACGTCAGTCGGGTGTCCTCAGCTGCTCAGAGGACGATCGTCCCGTCCGATCGCGTGCCAACTCAGCAAAGATCTCCCGCGGTTCGCTTCGCACTCGGGCTCGCGCCCTGGTCGGGTTTCGGGTtcggagagcgccgcgatggccgccccttgcgtcgcgacgggcgcggtgactcgcacggcgcccgaggtgggtcgccggacgcgtcttccgcgagcgcggggggccAAAACCTCCGGGAGGAGCGCCCGTTCGCGCGTCATTACTTTTTCCGCGAACATGGGCGCGGGAGAGGAGAGGGACAAGTACAACTCgcaggcgaaggaggacgacgcgcggcagTACGGCGTGTGGGGCGTGGACGGGATCCGACAGCGGtccgcgtccttcgcgaagatggaggaggacTGGGAACAGACGGTACGCGCATCGCCGCAACGGCCGTCCCAATCGAAGcacgaccgcgaccgcgacgtggTGGACATCCGGCACTTGGGCGGAGCCGACGCGCAGGTGGCCAAGAGAAGCGACCGGTTCTGGAAGCGGGAGTGGTTCCACGACCCAGCGCGCGATGGCACCCGCATGGGGTACCACGCCGACGGGATCCGCCAAAAGTctgcgtcgttcgcggccaTGACCGCCGACTGGGAAGACGCggtgcgtcggcgtcgttcgctGAAGAATTCGCCAGAAAACCGGCGGGAAAAAGCCAAAACCAAACTCGCCGCATCGCCCGAACCTAAACCCGAGAACCCAAACCCTGGGACCTAAACCTGACCGCCCCGATCCCGTCCCGTCCCACCGCGTCCCATCGCGCAGGTCAGCCAGGTGTGGATCAAcgccggcgccaccgagGTGGCCACGCAGCGTTTGCTCATCCTCGGCGCCAAATGGCAGAAGGGGGCGCTCGGAGAGATTTACCGCGACCCGGAGGCTGTCTCCGTCATGGTCCGATCGTTGGAGTCCCTCCTGCCgggcgcgaaccccgcggcggtgttccACGGATgccccgaggcggcgctcgtgtgCGTGGACAGGAACGCCCTCTccgcgcagctcgtcgcgctcaggACCGGCGTGGGGATCGCTCGTTTCGACCTCGCGAGAGTCGTGACGCATTCGCCGTCGCTGCtgctcgtgcgcgacgcggagagggaatgcgcggagagcgccgcggcgctccgagCCACCTTCCTCGGAACGCTCCTTggggacgagggcgtcgccgcggcgatcgaggtGTGCCCGGCGCTGTtggaggcgcccgcggaggacgtcgtcggcgcgttcgaggggttcagggacgacgtcggcgagaaACTGGCCAacgtcgggggcgcgtcgtTTCGACTGGCGCTGGATCGacacgacgcgggcgccggctgTGTCGGCCCGTCTAGCGTCGGCGGCCTCATCGGCGAGATGGCGGACGGGGacaagaaggaggcggcgagggagacgggGATGAGACACGCGGTGGACTACGCGGGTCGCGTGGCGGAGCCGTACCTG is from Micromonas commoda chromosome 12, complete sequence and encodes:
- a CDS encoding predicted protein, producing the protein MSRVEDELLGLLSDLDGTEKRAGLVGSSLSGARRPGGKGESSDARGIEPGSSEPRSSDPTVATVARSANAYGAGAGGSGSRKADCLVLDLDGTLLNRECVITPRTAEALRECAAAGVVVFIATGKARPAAIRAAATAGLDGDDGVVSRKSPGVFIQGLDVYGREGDPIYKAEMPHDVVREAFGLVYGQGLSTKVALTAFCGDECATLASHPLLDELSSLYHEPKSVAWDDVDQLVHAANAAFGGNATASGVQKLLLMAETAEEIDDARPRWEALFGSRAEVTQAVPNMLEILPLGNDKARGVRTLLTHLDVDVSRVVAVGDGENDLGMLRLVGRGVAMGNAGAKVKAAARETLAATNDEDGVAEAIQRFVL
- a CDS encoding predicted protein codes for the protein MGAGEERDKYNSQAKEDDARQYGVWGVDGIRQRSASFAKMEEDWEQTVRASPQRPSQSKHDRDRDVVDIRHLGGADAQVAKRSDRFWKREWFHDPARDGTRMGYHADGIRQKSASFAAMTADWEDAVSQVWINAGATEVATQRLLILGAKWQKGALGEIYRDPEAVSVMVRSLESLLPGANPAAVFHGCPEAALVCVDRNALSAQLVALRTGVGIARFDLARVVTHSPSLLLVRDAERECAESAAALRATFLGTLLGDEGVAAAIEVCPALLEAPAEDVVGAFEGFRDDVGEKLANVGGASFRLALDRHDAGAGCVGPSSVGGLIGEMADGDKKEAARETGMRHAVDYAGRVAEPYLRRAKVAREKARPR